In Salinibaculum sp. SYNS191, the genomic window GCTCGTCGACCTCACAGTCGTGGAGTTCAGCTTCCCGCACGCCCTCGGACAGTGGCGGTCCTTCGAGCAGTGACCGGGTCGGCCACTCCGCTGTGCCCCGCGGGACGCGCGAGCGCCGACGCGGTCGGTCAGGGAGCCGAGCGCTGCCGGTCCGAGACGACGTCCCAGCGGTTCGGGTCGAGGACGTGCCCCTCGAACTCGTCGATTTCCGGATAGGCGGTCGTCACGAGAATCTCCGGTCGCTCCCGGACGTACTCCACTATCGCGTGGAAGTTCTCGTTCGAGAGGGCAGTCAACCCGTCCAGAAGCATCACCGGAACCCGGTCGGCGACGTCGAACGTCTCGTAGCCGGCGAGTGCCGTCACGATGCCGAGAATCTCGACCTCCCCCTGGCTCAGCGCGTCGAGGGTCGTCTCGCGCCCGTCGCGGGCGACGACGAGGTCGAAATCCGTGATGTCGCCCTCGGCGTCCGTCTTCGGCGTCAGCCTGGCGAACTCGAACCCGGGTTCCAGGGTCGCGACGATGTCCCGTATCGTCTCCTCGAATCGCTCCGCGAGTTCCCGTTTCTTGTCGTGTCGGCGGGTCCGCAGCGACTCCAGTTCCGCGGTCAGGGCGTCCCGCTCGTCCTGCAACTGCGTCCGGCGCTCGGCCTCTGTCTCCAGTTCGTCGAGTTCGGCACGCCTGTCCGCGAGTTCGTTCTGTGTGTACTTGATGTCGCTCTCCAGGTCGGTCACCTGCGCGCTCGTCTCCTCGACGTTCGCACGGAGCCGTTCGACGTCCTCGGTCACCGCGTCGAGGCGCTCTCTGAGGTCGGCCAGCCGTGACCGGTTCTCGTCGAGGGTGACCTGCAGTTCGCTGACCTCGGCTTCGAGGTCCTGTTTCCGTCGCCGCTGCGTTCGAATCTCGTCACGGCGGTCCCGAATCTCGCTAATCTCGTCCTGGAGGGCCGACTTCTGGCTGCGGAGGGCCGTCCGCCTCTCGTCTATGGCCGACAGCCGGTCGGCAATCGCGGATTCGGTGGTCGCCTGGCCACAGAGCCAGCAGTCCAGTTCGTCGCCGGCCAGCGTCCGGTCCAGCTCCGTCACGAGGTCGACCCGCTCCTCGTCGAGCACCCGCTTGTTCACCCGGTAGAGGTCACCGAGCAGGTTGATACTCGCTTCAAGTTCCGTTATTTCTGCGCGCTTCGCGTCGATATCCGTCGACAGGTCCGGCTCCGCCGGGACCGTGAGGGCAGCCAGTTCCTCCCGCCGCTCCCGGAGTCGGTCCTCCTGGCGGTCTATCTTGTTCTCGAGCGTGCTGATGCGGTGTTGCAACTGCTCTTTCTCGGCCCGCTTGCTGCTGAGTTCCTCCTGGTCCGGGCGTTCCCCGGCCGCGTCGGTCTCGTCGGTCACGGCGTCGCGCTCGGCGCGCAACTGGGCGAGTTCCTCCTCCAGTTCGGCTATCTCGGCTTCGACCGCCCTGCGGCGGTCGGCGGCGTCCTCCGCACGTTCCAGTTCCGTCTCGACCGAGCGCCGCTCCCGCTTCAGCTGTGCAATCTGCTCGTCGATGTTCTCGACAGCCAGCGGCTCGGTCAGCAGCGCCGCCAGGTCGCCCCCGCTCCGGACGGCCTCGCGGACGGGGTTTTGCTCCCCCAGAAACGCGAACAGCCGCGCACAGAGCCGGTCCTGGTCGTCGGTGAGATACGTGTCGCCGTGGCGGGTGACCGTCTCGCCGCGGCGCACCAGTTCCGTCTCGTACGTCTGCGCCTCCGTTTCGAGTCCCACGGCACCATCGGACGCGCCGTCCGTGAGGGGGTGGTCCGCGCCGTCGTCGCCCGTCGTTCCCATGACGACCTGCAGTGCGGCCACGAAGCTCGATTTCCCCTGCCAGTTCTCCGCCCGGACGACGTTGATACCGGGATACAGGTCCGCGTCACCGGAGCGGATACCCGCAATATTCCGGATATCGAGCTGCCACATCGTTTCCCACGTCAGGCGGAGGGGACATAAAGGCTCACGCCTCTGCGGCAATAAACGCTTTTAGCACGCGGCCGGCTACCTCCGGTATGGACCTCCCCCCCGACTTCGACGTGTACATCGGCGGCGCGGAGGAGACGCTGGGCCAGCGGGACGTGGAGTTGCTGCGGGCCATCGACTCCTACGGCTCGATAAACCGTGCCGCGACGGAACTGGGCCGGTCGTACTCGCGCGCACAGCAGCGCATCGTGGCCCTGGAAGAGTGCTTCGGCGACCTCGTCGAGCGCAACCGGGGCGGGTCCGGCGGCGGCGGCAGCGCGCTGACCGAACGGGCGCGGTCGCTGACCGTCCGGTACGAACGGCTACAGGCGGCGGTCACCGGCGTCGCCGAGACGGAGGAGACGGTCCTGTCCGGGAAGGTCGTCGACCGGGAGGGGCGGCTGGCGACGGTCGAAACCTCGGTCGGCACGGTGAAGGCACTGGCTCCACCGGACAGCGAGAAACTGAGCCTCGCGGTGCAGGCGGACGCGGTGACACTGCAGGCTCCCGACGAGACGCCGTCGCCCGACGCGACGAGCGCCCGCAACCACCTCTCGGGGACGGTCAAGTCGCTCGAACGCGGCGAGGGCGTGAGCCACGTGACCGTCGACGTGGGGGCGGCCGTCGACCTGAGCGCCATCGTCACCGTTGCGAGCGTCGAGCGCCTCGGCCTCGAGAAGGGAGCGCCGGTGACCGTCTCGTTCAAAGCGACCGCGACGCGGGGCGTCCCGACGACCTGACCGGTCGCAGTGACCTCGGCCACCTGCGACGTCGCTGGCGGACGCGACTGCGCGGACGGGGGCCGTGGAGCGGGCCCTCAGTCGACGAGGTCGGGTTCGTGCGCCCAGAACTCCCCGTCGACCGTGACTTCCTTCTTGAACAGCGGGACCTCGGCCTTCAGGCGGTTGATGCCGTCCTCGACGGTCTCGAACGCCTCCGAGCGGTGCCCCGCCAGGACGACCACGAACACGATGTCCTCCTCGCGGCGGACGACGCCGGTCCGGTGATGGAGCAGGACCTCGTAGATGCCCTCCCGGGCCTCCAGGTCCGACTTGATAGCGGCCATCTTCTCTTCCGCGACGCCGTCGTACCGTTCGAACTCCAGGTAGTCCGTCGGGGTGTCCTCGGACCCGTTCTTCGTGCGGACCCGCCCGGTGAACGTGGCGATGGCTCCCGAGTACTCCGAGTCCGGCGAGCGCTTGACCTGCGCGACGAGCGACTCCAGCGTCTCGAAGTCGTCCTGCTCCTCGACGGCGTCGACGACCGCCGCCAGGTCGACCGACTCGGCGTCCGGCGCAGTCGCGACTGTCTCCCCCTCGTGTTCGGCGTCGCCCAGTGCGACGGTCTGGAGCGTCGCGTCGGGGTACCCCTCGACGACGGCGTAGTCGTACTGCGGCGCGAGCGTCGCCAGCGCGTCGTCGAGCGTGCGGTCCTCGCCGACGGCCACCCACGACCCGTCCTCGGCGACCCAGTGCGCCTCGGCTGCGTCGGCAGTCGGCGTCCCGACTGCGTCCGCGCCGTCGGTGAGCGCGTCCCCCTCGACGTGCGTAACCGTCGCGACCGAACCGCGCTCGGACAGCCGTGACACGATTCGCTCCACCGCGGCCGTCGTACCGGAACCGGACGGACCCACGATTCCGAGAATCTTCATACGTCGTGTGCGGGTGCGGGCAGTATGTACCTGTCGCTCGTCATTGAGGTCTCTGGACCCGCTGGCCCTCACTCGGGGACGGCACAGCTCTCGGAGTAGTCGGCCTCCGAGAGGGACTGCATCGCGTCGGGTCCACAGACCGGACAGTCCGGCCGGGGCTGGAGCGGGACCGTCTCCATCGTCATGTCGGCGGCGTTGTAGATGAGCAGGCGGCCTTCGAGGGTCTCGCCGTGGCCGATGAGGAGTTTGACGACTTCGGTCGCCTGAATCGCACCGACGACGCCGGGGAGCACGCCCAGGACGCCGGCCGTCGCGCAGTCGGGGACGGTCCCCTCCGGCGGGGCTTCGGGAAACAGGCACCGATAGCACGGCTGGCCGCCCGTGAACGTGGTGGCCTGGCCCTCGAACCGGTAGATAGCGCCGTGAGAGAGCGGCTTGTCCGCGAGCACGCAGGCGTCGTTCAGCAGGAACCGCGTCGGGAAGTTGTCGGAGGCGTCGACGACGATGTCGTACCCCTCGATGAGGTCGGCGACGTTGTCGGGCGCGACGCGCAGTTCGTGGCGCTCGACGGTGACGTCGGGGTTGAGCGCGGCCACGAACTCGGCGGCGCTGTCGACCTTCGGCCGGCCGACGTCGTCGTCCCCGTGGATGACCTGCCGCTGGAGGTTGCTCCGCTCGACCACGTCGGCGTCCGCGATACCGATGCGCCCGACCCCGGCAGCGGCGAGGTACTGGATGACCGGCGACCCCAGCCCGCCGGCCCCGACCACGAGGACCGACCCGTCCAGCAGCGCCGCCTGTCCCTCCGGCCCGACGTCGTCCATGATGACGTGTCGGGAGTAGCGGTCGAGTTGTTCGGCGTCGAGGCTCAGTTCGCTCATTGGCGTCGGTTGGACGGGCACGGTCAAAAGTCGCCCGGTGGCCCGGAGCGGTTCGAGCGCGCCGCTCGACCGCGTGACCACCGGTACGCGTCTCGCTCGCGTCGCGCCGGCCAAACAGCCAGGCGGCGTCCAGTGTAAAAGAGGGTTACAACTGGGCACAGATATCTCTATCCCGGGTTAGTTATGAACAATAGTGAAAATATGGCACGATAGGAGGGAGATATAGAGAAGGATAGCAGATTATAGTATCGTACCGCCGCTAAGTTCGGGTATCACGGCGCGTTCGTCGATGAGAGTGCCCGAACGACGGCCGCGTTCGCCTCCCCGGCGGTGTGGACGAGGCAGGCGACTGGCCGGTGAGTGCCAAACAGATATTTGACCGTTCCGCCCGTGGTCACTGATGACGTACCGCAAACTATGACACACACGCTCGAAATCAGCGACGAACTGCAGCAACGGCTGGAAGACCACCTCGAAGAGGGAGAAACGCCGGAGGAGTTCATCGAAGAGCTGGTCTCGATGTACGAGACCGAGGGCGCCTTCCTGCAGGAGGGGTACTCGGAGTGACCCCGGCGTGGCCGCTTTCCCCGCCAGCGTCGCGCCACGTACCCGGCGCAGTCTCGTGACGCCGCCGCGAGCCCGCGGGTGCGTCCGCGGCCCGTTCCAGAGCAGTGAGAACGAGCGGTGCTACCAAGCCCCTGGACGTCGTGATTCCAACTACGGGAACACCTGCACCGGTAGCCGGCCCGGACGCCGGCCACCCACCGGCAGTGGCATCGCCTCGAACCACATCCACCCGGAAACAAGGACACAACAATGGACATCGGTGACATCGTTTCGGACGACTACGTAGAGTTCACCCCGGAGACGCGCGTTTCGAAACTCGTCGGGACGTTCCAGGACCCGTCGGTCGAGGGGGTCGTCGTACACGGCGACGAGTTCGAGGGGGTCGTGACCCGGCGGCAACTCGCCACCTCGAACCAGCAACCGAACGCGAAGGTCGGGTCGCTCGTCTGGCACGTCCCGCGGCTCGCCCCGGACGAGAACGTCCGCCGGGTCGCACAGCTCATGATAGACAGCGACTCGCACCTGCTCCCGGTCTTCGAGGGCGACACCCTGCTGGGCGTCGTGACGGTCGACGACATCCTCCGCGCCGTGCAGTCGTTTCTCGATGCGGCGACGGTAGCCGAGGCCCACACCGGCGACCTGGTCACGGTGGACCCGGAGTCCACGCTCGGCGACGCACTGCACGTCTTCCGGGACCACGGCTTCACGCACCTGCCGGTCGTCGAGGACGACACGGCGCTTGGCATCCTGAGCCTCTACGACCTCACGGACTTCACCGTGCGCTCGGTCGACCAGAGCAAGGGCGGCGACGCCAGCGGGACGGACGCCGTCGGTGGCGACCTGTCGAAGAGTGCGGGACGCATCCGCCGCGGCGGGTTCGGCGCCCGCGAGGGCGAGAGCGCACGACTGCTGGACCTCCCGGTCAGGGACCTCATGGTGTCGCCGGTGCGGACGATTCGAGCCGACGAGACGCTCCAGACGGCGGTCGATGAGATGTTCGCCATCGACGCCTCCTCGCTGCTCGTGACGGAGGACGGACACCCGTTCGGTATCGTCACGAAGACCGACGTCCTCGACGCGCTCACGTGGGAGGCGGGCGGAAACCGCCCCGTGCAGGTCTACGGCACCGACCTCATCGACGACATGAGCTACGACGAGATAGTGAACATGGTCGACACCTTCGACAGCCGGGACGAGGGGATGAGCGTCCTCGACGCGAAGGTCCACCTGCACGAACACGACGAGAAACAGCGGGGGACGCCGCTACTGCTGGCCCGCATCCGCCTCTCGACCGACCGCGGCCTCTTCATCGCCTCGGGCGAGGGCTACGGCGCGACGCAGGCGCTCAACGAGGCGCGAGACATCCTGGAGCGCCAGATTCGCGACCAGAAGACCTACGGACGGAGCAAGAAGCCGCCGAACGAGGAGTACTGGGAGAAACGCTTCGGCTGGCTGCTGGAGGAGTGACGCCCGGGGCCGGGACCATCATGAACGCTCCACCGACCGACGCCGACGACGCGGACCTCCCCGTCCCGGAACACGACGAGGTGTTCGTCGCCATCGTCTCGACGGGGGCCGGCGGCAAAGTCTGTTCTATCTCCCCGCTCCCGGGGATGGGGCGGACCGCTGTCTCTGAGTGGGTCCTCGCCCGCGACGGCGGCTTCGTGTCGCTCGACGAGATGCGCTGAGCGGACGCTGTCACAGCGCCGCCGGGCGAACCGTCAGCACTCGGGACGCGGACCGACCCGGATAGCCGGGACCGACGGGCGACAGCGGAGGAAACCGTGCGACTGTCGGGAGGGTTCTAGACAGCGCATCGACGGTAAGCTTCCAATAGAGCCCATAACACAATCATACTCGGACTTCTCGTGAACTACGCTTATACTCGCGACTACGGAATACGATAGTGAGATGGTAAACTGGATGGCTGTCCTGTACGGCATCGTCGCATCGTTCGTCATCGGCCTCATCAGCGGCCTGGGCCTGCCGTTCACCGACGCGACACTGCCAGTGATTGGAGCGGGGACGACGGGACTCATCGCCGGTGGGGTCGCCGGGTACTACGCGCGCGAGGGGGCGGGTGGCGGAGCGATACACGGGCTTCTCGCGACGACCATCGGCGGCATCGTCGTCGGGCTGTTCCTGCTCCTCATCGGCACCATCGGCGCCGGAATCTTCGGGTTCAGCGTCGGCGTCTTCTATCTCCTGTTCGTCATCGCCTACGGGTTGCCCGGGGCAATCGGCGGCGCAGTCGGCGGCCTCCTCGGACCGAAAGAGAGCACTGTCGGCCAACCGACCGGCTGAGCCCCCCGGGCCGACTCTGACTCCTCCCACTCCTGTTTTTGCTCCCCGTCCCGCGAGCACGCCGTGAAACTGCCGCCCCAGTCACGGGTCGGTGAGACAGGGACGGATGGTACCGCTTAAGATTGCGAGGCCGCGAATAGGGGACACCTACTATGAAGCTGTCCCGTGTCGCGTCCGACCCCGCTGGACCGTCGACGAACCGTCCGACCGCGAACGAGTCGGGAGTGCCGCCCCGAGGCACAGACGACGGGAGGTGGCGCTGATGTATCGGACGGCGAACGTCGCGCGCCTCGCCGGCGCGCTGTTCCTGCCCGTCTTCCTCGCGACCGGGGGACTGCTCTCCCTGCTCGCCGTCGGCGAGACGACCACGGAGACGTGGGCGTTCGGACTCGCGGTGATGTTCCCGGTGAGTGCGGGTCTCCTCGGCTTCGCGCGAACGCGGTCACCGCTGCAAAGCGGGGGCGAACACGCGCTGGGGCTCGTCGCGGGCGTCGTCGCCCTGTCGACGGCGTACCTGGGCGCGGCCGCCACCGCGCCCCCGGTGATGCGCGCCGTCGCCGGGGTCGGCGCGCTCGAACTGCTCGTGACCGCGCTCGTCTTCTCGACCGTCGGCGGAACGGTCGCTCTCGTCGACGCACGGTACGTCGAGCGTCCCGAGACCGCGGCCCGTCTCGAAGCGCAGTACCTCGACGACCCGGTCCGAACTGATTGACAGGGGCACGATGCGCCGTGGCGACGCATCTCACCCTCGGGACGGCGACGACGTGCCGTTGCGGTCGGACACGCCGCCCGCGTCCGTCGGGGACTGAACGAAGGAGTATATAGTATCAAAGAAGCAATGCTAATTTAAGCCGTCACGTGGCGTATATTACCAACGTCATGGTAGAAACCAAGTGGCGAGCGGTGGCAATAGGATTCGTCATCATCGCCCTCCTCTCGATAATCAGCACGTCGTTCCAGCAGCTCGCGTTAGTCGGCGGGGTCGTCGCCGGTCTGGCAGGCGGGTTCGCGGCGGGATACTACGCCCGGAGCGGACAGACGAACGGCGCGTGGAACGGCTTCCTCGCAGGATCTATCGGCGCACTCGTCTTCGCCGCAGTGCTCGTCCTGCTAGGACTCGCCGTCTCCATCGTCGAACTCTCGCTCGGGGGCGTCTTCGCGACTATCGGCGTCGGCATCGCCTTCCTCGTCTTCATCGTCATCGGCGCGATTCCCGCGACCGTAGGCGGCTACCTCGGCGGGATGTACCCGCGCGAGGAGAGCGAGGAAGTCGGCCGCCCCGCGGCCTGAAACGACGACACGGACACTTTTTCGCAACAGTTCGAACACAGTCATCACCCGCGTACCGGCCGCAAGCGTTGCTCCCCTCGCGACCGAGAGGTGCGTCCGGGTACGGTAGACCACACCTCGATGCGAGAACGTTCGTCGTACTCATTCTTTGTCGTCAAACAGATTTCTTTACATACGTATGCGTGTAAAGACAGGTTCTGCTCCCGGCACGCGTTCGGTTCGGACTGCCCCGAGCGTCGCGGGATGAGAGTCGACACGAGGTGGCTGCTCGTCTCGGAACGGCAGTCGACCGGATGCCCGGTCACCGGGTCGCCTGCGACGCGTCTGCCGACGCGCGGCCGACCGCGAGTCAGGCGTTGATGGCGTGGGACCGCAGCGCGTCGTGAATCTTCGAGGCCTTCCTGGTCGCCGACTCCGACGCCGGCGCTGTCCGGTAGGCCAGTTTCGATTTCACGTTGCCGCTGCCGGTCGGCCGCCGTCCGACCACCGCGACCAGCATCCCGTCCGTCGTCCGGTACTTGACGCCGTCTTTCGCTTCCGACGCCGCGAGGCCTTTCATCGCCTCCTCGATGTAGCGGTGCGTCTCGTCGGTGTCGATATCCAGATCGACCGATTCGAATTCCGGCCGCTCCAGTGCTTTCTCCATTGACATGATGCGACGTTCTAACAAACGACCGGCTCTACTAAAAAACCGCCGTGCAGTCCGGGTGCGGTCCGTCGTCGGCGGGCGAACCCGTCACGCGGGGGGTGCCGTGCAAGGAGCCAAGAGGGACCGGACCGAACGTTGGAGTATGGTGTCGAAGCGCCATCACCGCTGTAACCTCTGTGGCAAGGACTTCGAGACGGGCCAGGGACTCAGGGACCACGTCGAGCGCCGACATCCCAAAGCGGACGTCCACTGGTGGGTCGTCGCGGAAGACCCCGCGCGCGACCTGAAGTTCGAGCAGTAGCGCTCACCGCGAGCGAGGCCGTCGGTGAAGACGAGACCATCGCCGACGCCCGACCGGACGAGCACCCGCGGTGCACGGAGCAACGTACCCCCGACAACAGAATGTCGTCCCATCGAATGCGACCCCATCGACGGAACCGTATCGACGACCGACTCCCGGACTCCCGCTGGAGCGGCGCTGCCGTGGGCACGGTCGTCCTCCTCGTCGCGTCAGTCGTGCCCTCGCCGCTGGAGCGGCGCTCCGAGTGGGACCGGGTCGGGCCGGACAAGTTCCTTCATCTCGTCGGACACGCGATGTACGCCGCGACTGTCGCGGACGCGTTCGACGCCGGTCGCTGTACGAGAGGCGAAGCCGCCGTCCTCGCCGTCTGCGTCTCGACGGCACACAGTCTGGTGACTGGCCGGCTCCAGACGTGGGTCCCCGGCCGAGCGTTCGAACTCGCGGATGTCGTGGCCGGGCTTCTGGGAACTGTCGTCGCCGTGTGGAGGTGGTACGTCGCGGGAAATGCTGACGAAGAATAGCTGCGTAAGCGCACTATATATGTTTAAATCCCCAATACAGGGCCGTGTTTTCGGCATCTTGGATGTGTTCTCTTAATTGAAGTCGGATATGACTTGATATTCTATATTTACACCAACATATCGAAAAGAATACAGCCATAATAGATATAAATGCCGTCAGATAGATATTACCTTTGAGTGTATGGCAGTAGGCGAGGGAGAAATATCCGGGAGACGGTCACGACCGAACAGCCCACGAGAACGGACTCCGCCGACGCCGGAGCGAGTTGATTGTGTGCTATAATTGCAATACTATCGGCAGAACTATTTGCCCACGTCCACAATGTCCAGCCGGCCCCCGCGACTGAATCCTGAACAGTCCAATATGGGCCTGTGGCGTGGATTACAGTCTTGTCACTTCTGCTCAATTCCACTCCACATTCGCACCGCGTGACGCAACCCAACACGGGGACTTATCTGGACGGCCGGACAGGGAGAGACTGTCGGCGACGACCGACCGACGGTCACAGTTCCGTGAAGAAGAGGTCGGCCAGCGCGCCCTCGTCTGCGTCGGAGTGGTAGTGCTCGGTGTACCCGCAGTTCGTGCAGTAGATGACCTGGATGTTTCGCAGGTCGAGGTCGGCCATCGCCTCGTATCCCCGGTTCGACACCGCGATTTCACCGACTGCCGCCTCGTCGTGTCCACACCGTCGACAGCCCCGTTCGGCATCCGAATCCGCGTCCGTATTATCTGACATCGACCCAGCATATGTCGCATGTATTCATCAATCCTGCTCCGACGACCAGTCGTCTCTCTGTTGAGGGGTCATCTCGGGGTGCTGTGTCCGACAACCCGTGAGACTGAGCCGAACGAAGGGGCTCGCGGGGGTCTCACGGACGTAGCGGGTGAAAACATCAAGCCGAAAGAACGGACGAAAGAGATGGACTCGCGGGGGTCTCGCGAGCGTAGCGAGTGAGACCACGCGAGGGAACGAACGAAGTGAATGGACTCGCGGTGGGTTCGTTACGCCGTTTCACAGAATCGTTTTGATCCCGTCGCAGTCAGGCGATTGGAAGGAGTTTTTTAGGTACAGCAGAGGGAGTAATGGGGAAGTAAACAGAAGTGTTCCGTAGCCGAACAGCGCCCTGGGGGTACCGGACAGTACCCGAACTGATATAATCTGGTACGTTGTATACTGCTGGAATATGTATTCATCCTCGACAAATGACGAACCCGAGACCCTACTGAATCGCCGTCGACTCCTCACGGCGCTCGGTGGCCTCTCGGCGGTCGCACTGGCGGGCTGTGGGGGAATCACCAACCAGTCCTTCGAGGCCGCTCCAGTCGGGCTCTCCTCGGAGGGAGTGGAGTCCCTCCAGCTCGGGGAGGTCACGAGCGACTCGCTGACGCTCTCCGAGAGTGCCGCCGGCGGGAACGTCTCGGTCTCGATCACCACTCACACGGCGGTGTACTCGCGGGCCCTCGCGCTCGGGGGGCAGTGATGGTCGACCGCATGGGCCCGCTCCGGACGGGGATGGGCCGGTTCGTCGAACTGACCAACAGCGGACTGATCAGCAAAGGAGCGGTCGTCGTCGACGCCGGGGAGGTCGGGCTCTCCGACGTCTCGCTGGGGATGCTCGATGGAACACCGACGGTCCCGGGTGACCTGATCAGTGTCGTGGTCCCTGGTGGCCTCACGGAGGGCAAGGCAATCAAGATCGACTTCGATGCGGCCGTCGAGCCGAGTGCGACGATGCTACTCGTTCCGGGGGAAGCAATCGGCGTCGAGAAGATTGCGCCCCGCGGTGACGCCTACGTCCTCGCACTCGGTGACTTCCTGCCGGCACAGAACTGGGTCCCTACCAAGACGGGGTCGACCGCCGGCACGGACTGGCTGGCCTCGGGGAACGACAAGATCGAGATTTCCGTCGAGAAAGTCGAACGCGCCCGGCAGGCAATCGTCTCGACTGGACCGCGAACCTTCGACGAAATCTTCGGCGCGCCGCCGGCAGCGCTCAACGCACGCCCGGTCGAGGAGGGCGAGACGTTCGACCCACAGGACGTACTCATGGTCATGCCCGGCGACAACGTCTCAGCGAACTGGCCCGAGTCGGCCGGGGCCCCGCCCGAAGCGTTCGACTTCGGCGATGCGGTCCCGAGACCGGCTCCGCTGGGTGGCGTCTCCTTCAGCGTTGCCGTCGTCTCGACGCCGAACGCGAAAGTCGTGGGCAACTCCACGAACCCGCTCTCGCACATCGACACCGACGAACTCCTCCAGCGCGACGTCGTCCAGAACCTGCTCGCCGATGCCGGCTTCGGCGAGGGGACCGACTTCCAGATCGAGGCCGGCCCCGAGCGTGTCACACCCGAGGAGGGGCCACGGACGACCACGCTTCTGGACCAGGACACGCAAATCGAGAGCTACATCGGCGTCCTCGGCAGTGAGGCCGCCGGCTGGGGGGTCGGTCTCCACGTCGTCCGCGCCGACGGTGACGACCACGTGATCGTCGTCGGCCTCCACCGCCACCCGCTGGGCGAGCCAGCGCAGGCGATGGAGACGCTGCGGGAGAGCAGCGCACTCGTCGAGGCACGGACACTCGTCGCCGAGACCGCCGCGCAACTCCAGTAACTCATGCCGGCTTGCGTGCGACGATTCCGACCCCGTGAGTCGGTGGTGCCACCAGCCTGGCGTCGGCAAAGCCAGCGCCGAGCGTCGCGCCGAGCAAGCCACCGACGCTGAACTCCCGGACCGGCGTCGAGGTCCCCACGCGAACGGTATCGCCCGCCACGTCGTCGGTGATCTCGTAGGCGAAGGTGTACCGACCGACCCCGCCGAGGTCGGTCTGGCCGTCGGGTTCGCCGGTCGTGATGACGGTGCGCTCGACCGTGAACCGCTCGGACGCGAACGTGTCGCTCGTGACGCGCCCGCTTTCGAGTGCCCCCTGCCTCATGAAGTCACAGAGGAATACCCCACCCGGTCGGAGACTCTCGTAGGCGCTTTCGAGTGCGGCCCGGACGCT contains:
- a CDS encoding DUF5518 domain-containing protein, yielding MVNWMAVLYGIVASFVIGLISGLGLPFTDATLPVIGAGTTGLIAGGVAGYYAREGAGGGAIHGLLATTIGGIVVGLFLLLIGTIGAGIFGFSVGVFYLLFVIAYGLPGAIGGAVGGLLGPKESTVGQPTG
- a CDS encoding DUF5518 domain-containing protein yields the protein MVETKWRAVAIGFVIIALLSIISTSFQQLALVGGVVAGLAGGFAAGYYARSGQTNGAWNGFLAGSIGALVFAAVLVLLGLAVSIVELSLGGVFATIGVGIAFLVFIVIGAIPATVGGYLGGMYPREESEEVGRPAA
- a CDS encoding TOBE domain-containing protein translates to MDLPPDFDVYIGGAEETLGQRDVELLRAIDSYGSINRAATELGRSYSRAQQRIVALEECFGDLVERNRGGSGGGGSALTERARSLTVRYERLQAAVTGVAETEETVLSGKVVDREGRLATVETSVGTVKALAPPDSEKLSLAVQADAVTLQAPDETPSPDATSARNHLSGTVKSLERGEGVSHVTVDVGAAVDLSAIVTVASVERLGLEKGAPVTVSFKATATRGVPTT
- a CDS encoding VanZ family protein, encoding MRPHRRNRIDDRLPDSRWSGAAVGTVVLLVASVVPSPLERRSEWDRVGPDKFLHLVGHAMYAATVADAFDAGRCTRGEAAVLAVCVSTAHSLVTGRLQTWVPGRAFELADVVAGLLGTVVAVWRWYVAGNADEE
- a CDS encoding C2H2-type zinc finger protein codes for the protein MVSKRHHRCNLCGKDFETGQGLRDHVERRHPKADVHWWVVAEDPARDLKFEQ
- the ubaA gene encoding SAMP-activating enzyme E1, whose product is MSELSLDAEQLDRYSRHVIMDDVGPEGQAALLDGSVLVVGAGGLGSPVIQYLAAAGVGRIGIADADVVERSNLQRQVIHGDDDVGRPKVDSAAEFVAALNPDVTVERHELRVAPDNVADLIEGYDIVVDASDNFPTRFLLNDACVLADKPLSHGAIYRFEGQATTFTGGQPCYRCLFPEAPPEGTVPDCATAGVLGVLPGVVGAIQATEVVKLLIGHGETLEGRLLIYNAADMTMETVPLQPRPDCPVCGPDAMQSLSEADYSESCAVPE
- a CDS encoding DUF7557 family protein, translated to MTHTLEISDELQQRLEDHLEEGETPEEFIEELVSMYETEGAFLQEGYSE
- a CDS encoding CBS domain-containing protein — protein: MDIGDIVSDDYVEFTPETRVSKLVGTFQDPSVEGVVVHGDEFEGVVTRRQLATSNQQPNAKVGSLVWHVPRLAPDENVRRVAQLMIDSDSHLLPVFEGDTLLGVVTVDDILRAVQSFLDAATVAEAHTGDLVTVDPESTLGDALHVFRDHGFTHLPVVEDDTALGILSLYDLTDFTVRSVDQSKGGDASGTDAVGGDLSKSAGRIRRGGFGAREGESARLLDLPVRDLMVSPVRTIRADETLQTAVDEMFAIDASSLLVTEDGHPFGIVTKTDVLDALTWEAGGNRPVQVYGTDLIDDMSYDEIVNMVDTFDSRDEGMSVLDAKVHLHEHDEKQRGTPLLLARIRLSTDRGLFIASGEGYGATQALNEARDILERQIRDQKTYGRSKKPPNEEYWEKRFGWLLEE
- a CDS encoding molybdopterin synthase gives rise to the protein MKILGIVGPSGSGTTAAVERIVSRLSERGSVATVTHVEGDALTDGADAVGTPTADAAEAHWVAEDGSWVAVGEDRTLDDALATLAPQYDYAVVEGYPDATLQTVALGDAEHEGETVATAPDAESVDLAAVVDAVEEQDDFETLESLVAQVKRSPDSEYSGAIATFTGRVRTKNGSEDTPTDYLEFERYDGVAEEKMAAIKSDLEAREGIYEVLLHHRTGVVRREEDIVFVVVLAGHRSEAFETVEDGINRLKAEVPLFKKEVTVDGEFWAHEPDLVD
- a CDS encoding archaea-specific SMC-related protein, whose protein sequence is MWQLDIRNIAGIRSGDADLYPGINVVRAENWQGKSSFVAALQVVMGTTGDDGADHPLTDGASDGAVGLETEAQTYETELVRRGETVTRHGDTYLTDDQDRLCARLFAFLGEQNPVREAVRSGGDLAALLTEPLAVENIDEQIAQLKRERRSVETELERAEDAADRRRAVEAEIAELEEELAQLRAERDAVTDETDAAGERPDQEELSSKRAEKEQLQHRISTLENKIDRQEDRLRERREELAALTVPAEPDLSTDIDAKRAEITELEASINLLGDLYRVNKRVLDEERVDLVTELDRTLAGDELDCWLCGQATTESAIADRLSAIDERRTALRSQKSALQDEISEIRDRRDEIRTQRRRKQDLEAEVSELQVTLDENRSRLADLRERLDAVTEDVERLRANVEETSAQVTDLESDIKYTQNELADRRAELDELETEAERRTQLQDERDALTAELESLRTRRHDKKRELAERFEETIRDIVATLEPGFEFARLTPKTDAEGDITDFDLVVARDGRETTLDALSQGEVEILGIVTALAGYETFDVADRVPVMLLDGLTALSNENFHAIVEYVRERPEILVTTAYPEIDEFEGHVLDPNRWDVVSDRQRSAP